In one window of Mesoplodon densirostris isolate mMesDen1 chromosome 4, mMesDen1 primary haplotype, whole genome shotgun sequence DNA:
- the C4H14orf132 gene encoding uncharacterized protein C14orf132 homolog, with the protein MKQDSPPSLSDTRTHSIPHTLRRQTPPAVTSGSAELSITSQLPRALVNSLSPSSQLPMMGGAFMDSPNEDFSTEYSLFNSSTNVHAASNGQGQPEEPPRSSNDAVLLWIAIIATLGNIVVVGVVYAFTF; encoded by the exons ATGAAGCAGGATTCACCCCCGAGTCTTTCGGACACTAGAACCCACTCCATCCCTCACACTCTGAGGCGGCAGACGCCACCGGCTGTGACCTCTGGCAGTGCTGAGCTGTCCATCA CCTCCCAGCTCCCGAGGGCTCTGGttaattctctctctccttcttctcaGCTGCCCATGATGGGAGGCGCCTTCATGGACTCGCCCAACGAGGACTTCAGCACCGAGTACTCTCTCTTTAACTCCTCCACCAATGTGCACGCAGCCTCCAACGGCCAAGGTCAGCCAGAGGAACCGCCAAGGTCCTCCAACGATGCCGTCTTGCTCTGGATCGCCATCATAGCGACGCTGGGGAACATTGTCGTGGTGGGGGTGGTGTATGCCTTCACCTTCTGA